The Hippoglossus hippoglossus isolate fHipHip1 chromosome 21, fHipHip1.pri, whole genome shotgun sequence genome contains a region encoding:
- the arl5a gene encoding ADP-ribosylation factor-like protein 5A yields MGILFTKLWRLFNHQEHKVIIVGLDNAGKTTILYQFSMNEVVHTSPTIGSNVEEIVVNNTHFLMWDIGGQESLRSSWNTYYTNTEFVIVVVDSTDRERISVTKEELYRMLAHEDLRKAGLLIFANKQDVKGCMSVAEISQSLQLTSVKDHQWHIQACCALTGEGLCQGLEWMMSRLRVR; encoded by the exons ATGGGGATACTGTTCACCAAGCTGTGGAGGCTTTTTAACCATCAAG AGCACAAAGTTATTATTGTTGGCCTGGACAATGCCGGCAAGACCACAATTCTTTACCAGTT TTCTATGAACGAGGTGGTACACACCTCACCTACGATCGGTAGTAACGTGGAGGAGATTGTGGTCAACAACACTCATTTCCTGATGTGGGACATTGGAGGCCAGGAGTCCCTTAGGTCTTCGTGGAACACAtactacacaaacacagag TTTGTAATTGTGGTGGTcgacagcacagacagagaaaggaTCTCTGTGACAAAAGAAGAACTCTACAGAATGTTAGCACACGAA GATTTAAGAAAGGCGGGGCTGTTGATCTTTGCCAACAAGCAGGATGTGAAAGGTTGCATGTCTGTGGCCGAGATCTCCCAGAGCCTGCAGCTTACCTCCGTCAAAGACCACCAGTGGCACATCCAGGCCTGCTGCGCGCTCACTGGAGAGGG GCTGTGCCAGGGCCTTGAGTGGATGATGTCACGGCTGCGTGTGAGATGA